From Toxorhynchites rutilus septentrionalis strain SRP chromosome 2, ASM2978413v1, whole genome shotgun sequence, a single genomic window includes:
- the LOC129767823 gene encoding TOM1-like protein 2 isoform X3, which yields MTSFFNVSALGGNPFSTPVGQRIEQATDASLASENWALNMEICDLINESSDGARDAMKAIRKRLVQNAGKNYTVIMYTLTVLETCVKNCGKAFHVLVAHKEFIQELVKLIGPKNDPPPIVQEKVLSLIQVWADAFRSQPDLNGVVLVYQELKNKGIEFPTTDLDSLAPIYTPQRSVPDGAATEANISISPHHASQTPGSPAMPPPSTMSQEAIAKLQSELDIVTMNMTVLGDMLTELKPGLENPSDYQLLSELVVTCREMQCRIVELIGKVNHDELTAELLRLNDELNNLFLRHARFEKNRDPKTANSTTPSAILGAAMGVPPGGDAAQPIPADKKDSLIDLSDEASGGGTNLSNQLAGLKLGPTVTTTSQLSQLNSVSAQSGAANSTPNKFIPPDVVSDEFDMFAQSRNTTGDNAKDTAKLDLVGQTKSTPLVGSMCGYLGFMFRGYVL from the exons AGCAAGCAACCGACGCGAGTTTAGCTTCGGAGAACTGGGCTCTCAACATGGAAATTTGCGATCTAATCAACGAATCGTCGGATGGCGCACGGGACGCGATGAAGGCGATCCGCAAGCGGCTGGTGCAAAACGCCGGCAAAAACTATACCGTCATCATGTACACACTGACCGTGCTGGAAACGTGTGTGAAGAATTGTGGTAAAGCATTCCACGTGCTGGTGGCTCACAAGGAATTCATCCAGGAGCTGGTGAAACTAATTGGACCGAAGAACGATCCACCTCCCATCGTACAGGAGAAGGTGTTGAGTTTGATTCAGGTTTGGGCGGACGCTTTTCGTTCCCAGCCGGACCTGAATGGGGTCGTTCTGGTTTACCAGGAACTGAAGAACAAGGGCATCGAGTTTCCAACCACAGATCTCGACTCGCTGGCACCGATTTATACGCCACAACGG agtGTACCAGACGGAGCGGCGACTGAGGCCAACATATCTATTTCACCCCATCACGCGTCCCAAACGCCTGGATCGCCTGCC ATGCCACCGCCGTCTACAATGTCACAGGAGGCGATAGCGAAGCTCCAGTCAGAGTTGGATATAGTCACGATGAACATGACCGTACTGGGTGATATGCTGACAGAGCTAAAACCTGGATTGGAAAATCCCTCCGATTATCAGCTTCTGTCAGAGCTGGTGGTAACGTGTCG AGAAATGCAATGCCGCATCGTCGAGTTGATAGGCAAGGTGAATCACGACGAACTGACGGCGGAGTTGCTGCGGCTCAACGATGAGCTCAACAATCTTTTTCTCCGGCACGCTCGGTTCGAGAAGAATCGTGATCCTAAGACGGCCAACTCGACCACACCGTCGGCAATTTTGGGTGCGGCTATGGGTGTGCCTCCGGGTGGAGACGCAGCCCAACCAATACCGGCCGACAAGAAGGACTCCCTGATCGATCTGAGTGACGAAGCTAGCGGTGGCGGTACAAACCTGAGCAACCAGTTAGCAGGACTAAAACTCGGTCCGACAGTTACCACTACCTCTCAGTTGTCCCAATTGAACAGCGTGTCGGCGCAGTCGGGTGCGGCGAATAGTACCCCCAACAAATTTATCCCACCGGATGTGGTTTCCGACGAGTTTGATATGTTTGCACAATCCCGAAACACCACGGG GGATAATGCAAAGGATACCGCAAAGTTGGATTTAGTTGGACAGACCAAATCGACACCATTGGTAGGTAGTATGTGTGGTTATCTTGGGTTCATGTTTCGTGGATATGTCTTGTAG